A genomic window from Triticum urartu cultivar G1812 chromosome 7, Tu2.1, whole genome shotgun sequence includes:
- the LOC125520184 gene encoding DIBOA-glucoside dioxygenase BX6-like, with product MASDRLAALKAFDETKAGVKGLVDAGVKAVPDIFRHPPDPLPQCTKVAAIPVVDLSGPRSEVVAAVREAARTAGFFQLVNHGVPEAAMSGMLAAVRRFNEEPAEAKAPYYTRDAARRVRYNCNADLFRTLVGKWRDTIYMDDVDRLAAGEEEEVLPPACRGVAPKYTAQIRMLGRALFELLSEALGVRRGYLEEEAGCLETLSVAGHYYPACPEPHLTLGAVRHNDPGFLTVLLQDGVGGLQVLTDVEDGEGNVSAAWADVPAVPGALVVNVGDFLQLVSNDRFRSVAHRVVANSVGPRMSVACFFRAKGATVCAPVVADGGGPPRYRTVTAEELLRSSGKQNGLRDVRL from the coding sequence ATGGCCTCCGACCGCCTCGCCGCCCTCAAGGCCTTCGACGAGACCAAGGCCGGCGTGAAGGGCCTCGTGGACGCCGGCGTCAAGGCCGTCCCGGACATCTTCCGCCACCCTCCCGACCCGCTCCCCCAGTGCACCAAGGTCGCCGCCATCCCGGTCGTCGACCTCTCGGGTCCCCGCTCGGAGGTGGTCGCCGCGGTGAGGGAGGCGGCGCGGACGGCGGGCTTCTTCCAGCTGGTGAACCACGGCGTGCCGGAGGCGGCCATGTCGGGGATGCTGGCGGCGGTGCGGCGGTTCAACGAGGAGCCCGCGGAGGCCAAGGCGCCCTACTACACGCGGGACGCCGCGCGGCGCGTGCGCTACAACTGCAACGCCGACCTCTTCCGGACCCTGGTGGGCAAGTGGCGCGACACCATCTACATGGACGACGTGGACCGGCTGGCGgcgggcgaggaggaggaggtcctCCCGCCGGCGTGCCGGGGCGTCGCGCCCAAGTACACGGCGCAGATACGGATGCTGGGGCGCGCGCTCTTCGAGCTGCTGTCGGAGGCCCTGGGCGTGCGGCGCGGGTACCtggaggaggaggccggctgCCTGGAGACGCTCAGCGTCGCCGGCCACTACTACCCGGCGTGCCCGGAGCCGCACCTGACGCTGGGCGCCGTCAGGCACAACGACCCCGGCTTCCTCACCGTGCTGCTCCAGGACGGGGTCGGCGGCCTCCAGGTGCTCACGGACGTCGAGGACGGCGAAGGGAACGTGTCCGCCGCGTGGGCCGACGTGCCGGCGGTGCCGGGGGCGCTGGTGGTGAACGTCGGCGACTTCCTGCAGCTGGTGTCCAACGACAGGTTCAGGAGCGTCGCGCACCGCGTGGTGGCCAACAGCGTGGGGCCCCGGATGTCGGTGGCGTGCTTCTTCAGGGCCAAGGGAGCGACCGTGTGCGCCCCGGTGGTGGCGGACGGGGGTGGCCCGCCGCGCTACAGGACCGTCACGGCGGAGGAGCTGCTCCGCTCGTCCGGGAAGCAGAACGGGCTCCGTGACGTGAGGCTCTAG
- the LOC125522125 gene encoding remorin 4.1-like — MSSSDPIDHMSVSERLARLATPSAPAEDDVDVDVDADGDGATFRDIHPSPAPAPLRQPSWDVASQRSLSSYSEEQFMSSSMGREFTAMVDAGGASADPCLGRDSGAGNNDLQLARIGEHEPVPETETNPLAIVADTGRALPPAPAQSSSSCAAPERAQEVVEVRQVKKEEAEAKVAAWQAEEVAKINNKFKREEVVINGWENQQIHTATAYLSKIERKLEEERAKATEKAQNEVARARRKAEEKRASAEAARGTKTARVMDLANFMKAVGRLPTKRSFFSFSSS; from the exons ATGAGCAGCTCCGATCCGATCGACCACATGTCGGTCAGCGAGCGGCTGGCGCGGCTGGCGACGCCGTCGGCCCCGGCGGAGGACGACGTGGACGTGGACGTGGATGCTGACGGCGACGGTGCGACCTTCCGGGACATCCACCcgtcgccggcgccggcgccgctGCGGCAGCCCTCCTGGGACGTGGCGAGCCAGCGCTCGCTGTCGTCCTACTCCGAGGAGCAGTTCATGTCCAGCAGCATGGGCCGCGAGTTCACGGCCATGGTGGACGCGGGGGGCGCTTCGGCCGACCCTTGCCTCGGCCGGGACTCCGGCGCCGGGAACAACGACCTGCAGCTGGCGCGGATCGGTGAGCACGAGCCCGTGCCGGAGACGGAGACGAACCCGCTGGCCATCGTGGCGGACACCGGCCGTGCGCTGCCACCGGCGCCGGCGCAGTCGTCGTCCTCGTGCGCGGCGCCGGAGAGGGCGcaggaggtggtggaggtgcggcaggtgaagaaggaggaggcggaggcgaagGTGGCGGCGTGGCAGGCGGAGGAGGTGGCCAAGATCAACAACAAGTTTAAGCGGGAGGAGGTGGTGATCAACGGGTGGGAGAACCAGCAGATCCACACGGCCACCGCCTACCTCAGCAAGATCGAG aggaagctggaggaggagcgcgccaAGGCGACGGAGAAGGCGCAGAACGAGGTGGCGCGGGCGCGGCGGAAGGCGGAGGAGAAGCGGGCGTCGGCGGAGGCGGCGCGCGGGACCAAGACGGCCAGGGTCATGGACCTCGCCAACTTCATGAAGGCCGTCGGCAGGCTGCCCACCAAGCgatccttcttctccttctcctcctcctaa